A genomic segment from Gracilinanus agilis isolate LMUSP501 chromosome 1, AgileGrace, whole genome shotgun sequence encodes:
- the LOC123230463 gene encoding zinc finger protein OZF-like — MAFGCSLVFIKHPKSKHVEMISAFIKRGHLALHQKIHTDKKPHECKQCGKAFKQRNCLVAHQRIHTEEKPYDCGLCGKAFTKRDYLSQHYKIHTGEKPYKCKQCGKAFTQRNCLVAHLRIHTGEKPYECKQCGKAFTLRGSLAAHQRIHTGEKPYECQQCGKAFTQRGSLTAHQIIHTGEKPYECKQCGKAFTEKGHLAKHQSIHDGEKPYECTQCGKAFTQRAHLAAHQRIHTGEKPYECKQCGKAFTQRGNLATHQRIHTGEKPHECKQCGKAFTERGHLAVHQRIHTREKPYECQQCGKAFAQRGSLAAHQKIHTGEKPYECEYCGKAFTQRSHLAVHQRIHTEEKPYECKRCGKAFTETGSLTRHQKIHTREKPFDEVPRWRTPVTGPLSSRLLPTVAASGRDGNSCGLSRVLKGAKLCFLDLCLKRRGGEGVSGAGGGVGRRDTLLRQLSLAAP, encoded by the exons ATGGCCTTTGGCTGCAGTTTAGTTTTCATTAAACATCCAAAAAGTAAACATGTAGAGATGATTTCT gctttcataaaAAGGGGCCATCTTGCTctacatcagaaaatccacactgacaagaaacctcatgaatgtaaacagtgtggaaaggctttcaaacAGAGGAATTGTCTtgttgcacatcagagaatccacactgaagAGAAACCTTATGACTGTGGActctgtggaaaggctttcacaaaaAGGGACTATCTTTCTCAACATTAtaaaatccacactggagagaaaccttataaatgtaaacagtgtggaaaggctttcacacagaggaaTTGTCTTGTTGCACAcctgagaatccacactggagagaaaccttatgaatgtaaacagtgtggaaaggcttttacattGAGGGGatctcttgctgcacatcagagaatccacactggagagaaaccttatgaatgtcaacagtgtggaaaggctttcacacagagagGCTCTCTCACTGCACATCAGAtcattcacactggagagaaaccttatgaatgcaaacagtgtggaaaggctttcacagagaaGGGCcatcttgctaaacatcagagcaTTCATgatggagagaaaccttatgaatgtacacagtgtggaaaggctttcacacaaagggcccatcttgctgcacatcagagaatccacactggagagaaaccttatgaatgtaaacagtgtggaaaggctttcacacaaagGGGCAATcttgctacacatcagagaatccacactggagagaaacctcatgaatgtaaacagtgcggaaaggctttcacagagaggggccatcttgctgtacatcagagaatccacactagagagaaaccttatgaatgtcaacagtgtggaaaggcttttgcaCAGAGAGGCTCTCTTGCAgcacatcagaaaatccacactggagagaaaccttatgaatgtgaatactgtggaaaggctttcacacagaggagccatcttgctgtacatcagagaattcacactgaagagaaaccttatgaatgtaaacggtgtggaaaggctttcacagagacGGGATCTCTCACTagacatcagaaaatccacactagagagaaacCTTTT GATGAGG TTCCCCGGTGGAGGACTCCAGTTACTGGACCTCTCTCCTCCCGGCTCCTCCCCACCGTGGCAGCCTCTGGACGTGATGGGAACTCATGTGGGCTGTCTCGGGTCCTGAAGGGCGCAAAGCTGTGCTTCTTGGACCTTTGCTTGAAAAGacggggaggggagggagtcagCGGTGCTGGTGGTGGTGTTGGGCGCCGGGACACCCTGCTCCGGCAGCTGAGCCTTGCTGCTCCCTAA